A region of the Flavobacteriaceae bacterium MAR_2010_188 genome:
AATATATGTTGCGATGTATCCAAATCGCAAAAAACGGCTTAGGAAATGTTGCACCTAACCCAATGGTGGGCTGTGTAATCGCGTATAATGATACGATTATTGGTGAAGGATATACAAGCCCATATGGTGGTAATCACGCTGAAGTAAATGCCATAAATTCTGTGATTGACAAATCCTTACTCGCAAAAGCCTCATTATATGTAACGCTGGAACCTTGTTCCCACCATGGAAAAACTCCACCATGTACCGATTTACTCACACACTATAAAATTCCAAAAGTTTTTATAGGAACACAGGATAGAAACAAACTTGTGAATGGGCAAGGAATAAACAAATTGAAGGAGGCTGGCTGCGAGGTTAAAGTTGGTATCTTAGAAAAAGAATGTAGAGATCATCATAAGCGGTTTTTTACTTTTCATGAAAAAAAACGTCCGTATGTCATTCTAAAATGGGCACAATCTAGTGAAGGATTTATAGCTCCAGAATTCAAAGATGAGCAAGCTCCTGTTTGGATTTCAAATAAATATTCTCGACAATTAACCCATAAATGGCGAGCTGAAGAACAAGCAATTTTAGTAGGAACGAATACTGTGGTAGACGATAACCCAACTTTGACCACAAGAGATTGGGAAGGAAAAAATCCGATCAGGGTTGTTTTAGATAGAAATGGGCGATTGGATTATACAAGCTCAATTTTTAATGAAGGAGCCACTACAATGGTCATCTCTCAAGAATTAAAGCAAAAATCGTTCGCTGAAAAGTCCAATTTTGAATTTGAAACAATAGACTGGGAGAAAAATATCCCGCTCCAAATTCTTGAAATTCTCTATAAAAAAGGCATTAATTCTATTATAGTTGAAGGTGGCAAGCAAACATTAGAAACTTTTATTGAAGAAAATCTTTGGGACGAGGCTAGAATTTTCTCTGGAATTATATCTTTGGGGCTTGGAATTTCCGCTCCACGAATCATAGGAAAAACTGAACTACAAAAAAACATACTAACCGACGCCCTAACACTTTTAATTAATGATCAAAACCCTGATATTTGATTTCGGGAACGTTTTTATAAATCTAGATAAGGATGGTGCAAGAATAAATGCGCTCAACCTTTTCAAAATTGATGAATTTACCGATTGGATGATCGAGACCAATGAAAACTACGAAAAAGGTTTAATCCCCACAGATGATTTTATCACCTATTACATGGATAAATATCCCAAGATTACCGAGTATGGCATCTTGGATAGCTGGAATTACATTATTGAGGATTTTCCTGAAAAGCGACTTAGATTTATTAAACAGTTAGCTAAAGAGCATAATTACAAACTAATCCTTCTCAGCAATACTAATCATCTTCATATAGAATGGATTAAATATAAAATGAGGTCTTTTGAAGAGTTTTATGATTGCTTCGACCGGTTTTATCTTTCTCACGAAATAGGAATGCGAAAACCTGATTTAGAAATATATCGGACAGTTCTTGATAGAGATCAACTAGTTGCGGAGGAATGTTTATTTATAGACGATACCAAAGAAAATACCGATGCAGCAGAAACTCTTGGTATTCATACCTGGAATTTGAATCCTGGCAGCGAAGATGTGACAGAACTTTTCGATAAAAAGCAGAATCTCTTTTGATTTATCTATTACTCTCTATACTTGCGTCTACGGTAATCTTCATCATATTTAAGCTTATCAATAAATATGAAATCAATACGCTTCAAGTAATTGTTGTAAATTATATAACTGCCTGTTTACTCGGCCTGAGCCTTAGCAAGGTTCCTTTCAAAATTTCAAACATCCTAACCGAAGAATGGTTTTACGGTGCTTTTTTCTTAGGGATACTTTTTATAATCATTTTTAATGTTATGGCGCTAACTGCGCAGAGAAATGGTATTTCCGTTGCATCGGTAGCAACAAAAATGAGTGTTATAATTCCTATACTTTTTGGGATTTATGTATATCATGAAAGCCATGGACCGATAAAGATTATTGGGATTTTAATTGCTTTGATTGCGGTTTATCTGGCTTCCGTAAAATCTGAAAAACTGATTGTTTCAATTAAATCCCTTTGGTTACCGATTACCGTTTTTTTTGGATCCGGAATAATTGACACTTCTATCAAATTCATGCAAAATGAATATTTAAGTCAAGATAAGTTTTCATTATTTTCCTCGGTAATATTCTTTTTCGCGGGAACAATTGGTATTATAACCTTGGCGTTTCAATTCTTAACCAAAAAGAACAAATTTAATTTAAAGAGTATACCTGCAGGAATACTTTTAGGCATCGTTAACTTTAGCTCTATTTACTATTTGTTATTAGCCTTGAGCATAGAGAACCTAGAAAGCTCTACTATTTTTACCATTAACAATGTAGGCATTGTTCTAATTTCTACCCTAGTTGGACTTACTTTGTTTAAAGAAAAGTTATATCCTAAGAATTGGCTAGGTATTGCGCTTGCAGTAATTGCAATTTTCTTGGTTTCAATCACTATTTAAAAATGTTAGATGAATTTAAGACCATAAAAAAACAAACCAGCGAAATTCTCTTCAAGGATAGAAATAGCAAGTTTTTTGGTTACGGCTATCCCGTAAATTCTGAAGATGATGTAAAATCTATCCTTGAGCAGCTTAAGAAACAACATTACTCCGCGGGTCATTTTTGTTATGCTTATCA
Encoded here:
- a CDS encoding diaminohydroxyphosphoribosylaminopyrimidine deaminase; protein product: MLRCIQIAKNGLGNVAPNPMVGCVIAYNDTIIGEGYTSPYGGNHAEVNAINSVIDKSLLAKASLYVTLEPCSHHGKTPPCTDLLTHYKIPKVFIGTQDRNKLVNGQGINKLKEAGCEVKVGILEKECRDHHKRFFTFHEKKRPYVILKWAQSSEGFIAPEFKDEQAPVWISNKYSRQLTHKWRAEEQAILVGTNTVVDDNPTLTTRDWEGKNPIRVVLDRNGRLDYTSSIFNEGATTMVISQELKQKSFAEKSNFEFETIDWEKNIPLQILEILYKKGINSIIVEGGKQTLETFIEENLWDEARIFSGIISLGLGISAPRIIGKTELQKNILTDALTLLINDQNPDI
- a CDS encoding putative hydrolase of the HAD superfamily translates to MIKTLIFDFGNVFINLDKDGARINALNLFKIDEFTDWMIETNENYEKGLIPTDDFITYYMDKYPKITEYGILDSWNYIIEDFPEKRLRFIKQLAKEHNYKLILLSNTNHLHIEWIKYKMRSFEEFYDCFDRFYLSHEIGMRKPDLEIYRTVLDRDQLVAEECLFIDDTKENTDAAETLGIHTWNLNPGSEDVTELFDKKQNLF
- a CDS encoding EamA-like transporter family protein; protein product: MIYLLLSILASTVIFIIFKLINKYEINTLQVIVVNYITACLLGLSLSKVPFKISNILTEEWFYGAFFLGILFIIIFNVMALTAQRNGISVASVATKMSVIIPILFGIYVYHESHGPIKIIGILIALIAVYLASVKSEKLIVSIKSLWLPITVFFGSGIIDTSIKFMQNEYLSQDKFSLFSSVIFFFAGTIGIITLAFQFLTKKNKFNLKSIPAGILLGIVNFSSIYYLLLALSIENLESSTIFTINNVGIVLISTLVGLTLFKEKLYPKNWLGIALAVIAIFLVSITI